One window of uncultured Erythrobacter sp. genomic DNA carries:
- a CDS encoding TonB-dependent receptor encodes MPSGVARIIMVSRISFSAALLAGTALLATPALAQDESDEVAGEGSVEQDGEIVVEGFRALVQNSIDAKRDSIEVYDALTADEIGDIPALSIGEALETLTGAGSHRENGGATEISIRGLGPFLGSTVINGRVATNGSGDRSVNFSQFPAELFTEIGIYKTQAASYIEGGVAGQIVLETTRPIDYGRRRVQGEIKAELNPDNYDIDSSQRLNDFGYRGSLSYIDQFSVGDGELGISLGYERRDSNNPEQEVRVSNTIRACVVDPSTTSDGVFDDGNCDTSSGTIDGLRDGSVNLPFVIARNSYALRSNITADERNAFFGAIQYQPSPDVDINADFQYSTRTQREQRSDLNFAEGRRIDGPGDPNTIPGVDLIFTESGALRQFTNEQRIEAVSEYLERDEEYYGGGLSIDFQPADGLTISLDASYSRTQRIEEAVQIRFRTEDGESIFGNTDADGNPFFPEAFESDQTPNAGRTNGTDDRVETAVQIFQNGSQGLNFITQNFDVTDYTLFANDPRLRADLEQDRFNEVWAVRGDVAYEMEGFFNLFQAGTRYQQLVYRDVPGAVNGSSRFENTYNDTDGSGALFVANQECRTPFPESGFLSSIQGNNPLITNVDLDGNVISTSNTFATFDALCIAQVLEREDPSGLEFDENGIPIYPTGDFLSAQNTDVTERSWAGYVQADFDSTLGSLPVRGNIGVRIVNTSVRSTGFRSNFTVELQDLDGDGSSGFVLVEDSTNLVRRRTTNSYTEFLPSFNLVTEFSPDVLGRFAVYRSLSRPDPSSLGDGRIFSFNDDDEFLTIDDALAGGFNNVSATGNPSTEPLMSWNFDAGLEWYPNDDTILAFNAYYKSFNGGFETIGFFEDYNINGENLSLFTTSVNTSNDTSTIYGLEVTASHRFSYLPAPLDGLGFKISYNYADSDFEFEDDALGAITTVNPDGSRDVSNGLIVPANLFGFSEHVLSAQAYYEIGPFDLQGVYKYRSDYFQQFVSTPGRIRYVDDVEVFEARISLKVSDNIRLSAEALNLFNEPRTDFRGAPDDLGQVLVYGPRYFVGIRGRF; translated from the coding sequence GTGCCGTCAGGCGTCGCCCGCATTATTATGGTTTCACGCATTTCGTTTTCCGCCGCATTGCTTGCAGGGACAGCGCTTCTCGCAACCCCCGCCCTCGCTCAGGATGAGTCGGATGAAGTTGCCGGAGAAGGCAGTGTCGAGCAGGATGGCGAGATTGTCGTCGAAGGTTTCCGAGCGCTCGTCCAGAACTCGATTGACGCGAAACGCGACTCGATCGAGGTGTATGATGCGCTGACCGCTGACGAAATCGGCGACATTCCTGCTCTTTCCATTGGTGAAGCGCTCGAAACGCTTACCGGCGCTGGTTCGCACCGCGAAAATGGCGGCGCGACGGAGATCTCGATCCGCGGCCTCGGGCCATTTCTTGGCTCGACCGTCATCAACGGCCGCGTCGCAACCAATGGTAGCGGCGACCGCTCGGTCAATTTCAGCCAGTTCCCGGCCGAGCTCTTCACCGAGATCGGCATCTATAAGACGCAGGCGGCAAGCTACATCGAAGGCGGTGTTGCGGGGCAGATCGTACTCGAGACGACACGCCCAATCGACTACGGCCGCCGCCGCGTTCAGGGCGAGATCAAAGCCGAACTGAACCCCGACAATTATGACATCGATTCCAGCCAGCGCCTCAACGATTTCGGCTATCGCGGCTCGCTTAGCTATATCGACCAGTTCAGTGTCGGTGACGGAGAGCTGGGCATCTCGCTCGGCTACGAGCGCCGCGATTCGAACAATCCTGAGCAGGAAGTGCGCGTTTCCAACACGATTCGCGCCTGTGTGGTCGATCCCAGCACGACCAGCGACGGCGTGTTCGATGATGGCAATTGCGACACAAGCAGCGGGACAATCGATGGCCTTCGCGATGGCAGCGTCAACCTTCCCTTTGTGATCGCGCGCAACAGCTACGCGCTGCGCTCGAACATCACGGCTGACGAGCGCAACGCGTTCTTTGGCGCGATCCAGTATCAGCCCAGCCCCGACGTCGATATCAACGCCGACTTCCAGTATTCGACCCGCACCCAGCGCGAGCAGCGCAGCGATCTGAACTTTGCCGAAGGTCGCCGTATTGACGGCCCAGGTGATCCCAACACGATCCCGGGCGTTGATCTCATCTTCACCGAAAGCGGCGCACTTCGCCAGTTCACCAACGAGCAACGCATTGAAGCGGTGAGTGAATATCTCGAGCGGGACGAAGAATATTACGGCGGCGGTCTGTCGATCGACTTCCAGCCGGCAGACGGTCTGACGATCTCTCTCGACGCATCCTATTCACGCACGCAGCGGATCGAGGAAGCTGTGCAGATCCGCTTCCGCACAGAGGATGGCGAAAGCATCTTCGGTAACACCGATGCAGACGGCAACCCGTTCTTCCCCGAAGCGTTCGAAAGCGATCAAACACCGAATGCGGGCCGTACCAATGGCACCGATGACCGCGTAGAAACCGCTGTTCAAATCTTCCAGAACGGTTCGCAGGGCCTTAACTTCATCACGCAGAACTTTGACGTGACCGACTACACCTTGTTCGCCAACGATCCGCGCCTTCGCGCCGATCTCGAGCAGGATCGCTTCAACGAGGTCTGGGCAGTGCGCGGCGATGTGGCCTACGAAATGGAAGGGTTCTTCAACCTGTTCCAGGCCGGGACGCGCTACCAGCAACTGGTCTATCGCGACGTTCCGGGCGCTGTGAACGGATCAAGCCGGTTCGAGAACACGTACAACGATACCGATGGCAGCGGCGCGCTGTTTGTTGCGAACCAAGAATGCCGCACGCCGTTCCCGGAATCGGGCTTCCTTTCTTCGATCCAGGGTAACAACCCGCTGATCACGAATGTTGATCTGGACGGAAACGTCATCAGCACCTCGAACACATTCGCAACCTTCGATGCGCTCTGCATCGCGCAGGTTCTGGAGCGTGAAGATCCCTCGGGCCTCGAATTCGACGAGAACGGCATTCCGATCTACCCGACCGGCGATTTCCTGTCCGCACAGAATACGGATGTGACGGAGCGTTCCTGGGCTGGCTACGTGCAGGCTGATTTCGACAGCACGCTGGGCTCGCTTCCAGTGCGCGGCAATATCGGCGTGCGCATCGTCAACACCTCGGTGCGTTCAACCGGCTTCCGGTCGAACTTCACGGTTGAATTGCAGGATCTCGATGGTGACGGCTCCAGTGGTTTTGTGCTGGTCGAGGATTCAACGAACCTCGTTCGCCGCCGCACGACCAATTCCTACACCGAATTCCTGCCGAGCTTTAACCTCGTCACGGAGTTCTCGCCCGACGTGCTGGGTCGTTTCGCGGTCTATCGTTCACTGTCGCGTCCTGACCCGTCTTCGCTGGGTGATGGCCGGATATTCAGCTTTAACGATGATGACGAGTTCCTCACCATCGATGACGCGCTGGCAGGAGGCTTCAACAATGTAAGCGCCACCGGCAACCCGTCGACCGAACCACTGATGAGCTGGAACTTCGACGCTGGCCTCGAATGGTATCCGAATGACGACACAATCCTTGCCTTCAACGCCTATTATAAGAGCTTCAATGGCGGGTTCGAAACAATCGGCTTCTTTGAAGATTACAACATCAATGGCGAGAATCTGAGCCTCTTCACCACCTCGGTGAACACCAGCAATGACACCAGCACCATTTACGGCCTCGAAGTCACCGCTTCGCATCGTTTCAGCTATCTGCCGGCTCCGCTAGACGGGCTCGGCTTCAAGATCAGCTACAACTATGCAGACTCCGACTTCGAGTTTGAGGATGATGCGCTCGGTGCGATCACTACGGTTAACCCCGACGGATCGCGCGATGTGAGCAACGGTCTGATTGTTCCGGCCAACCTGTTCGGCTTCTCCGAACATGTTCTTTCGGCGCAGGCCTATTACGAGATAGGGCCGTTCGACCTCCAAGGCGTCTACAAATATCGTAGCGACTACTTCCAGCAGTTCGTCTCAACACCAGGCCGTATTCGCTATGTCGACGATGTTGAAGTGTTCGAAGCGCGCATCTCGCTCAAGGTGAGCGACAACATTCGTCTCTCGGCCGAAGCATTGAACCTGTTCAATGAGCCACGCACCGATTTCCGCGGGGCACCAGACGATCTCGGTCAAGTGCTGGTCTACGGCCCTCGCTACTTCGTCGGCATTCGCGGACGGTTCTAA
- a CDS encoding FadR/GntR family transcriptional regulator: protein MTSKRLFQSVAEQIAGLIDAGAFPPGTRLPGERELAERLGVSRVTIREAEIALQAIGRLEIKTGSGVYVSEAQPEERSALPGASAFEVTEARLLVESETAALAAHNITDEAVNKLARLVEQMRTGGEEAANEADEEFHRTIAEASNNAAMVHTVKTLWRMRQEIPEVKATYEAVCIHDAESRTAEHEAIFVALRNRDPAGARAAMREHFHRLIETMLDATERMALEEVQEKATKSRERFTAAAKIA from the coding sequence ATGACCAGCAAGCGACTTTTCCAATCAGTTGCCGAGCAGATTGCCGGGCTGATTGATGCTGGGGCATTCCCTCCGGGAACCCGCCTTCCGGGCGAACGTGAACTGGCGGAGCGTCTGGGTGTAAGCAGGGTTACGATCCGCGAAGCCGAAATTGCCTTGCAGGCCATTGGCAGGCTTGAAATCAAGACCGGCTCGGGCGTCTATGTCAGCGAAGCCCAGCCCGAAGAGCGTTCCGCCCTGCCAGGAGCAAGCGCATTCGAAGTGACCGAGGCGCGCCTTCTCGTCGAATCCGAAACCGCTGCGCTCGCGGCTCACAACATCACCGATGAAGCGGTGAACAAGCTTGCGCGGCTGGTCGAACAGATGCGGACTGGCGGCGAAGAAGCCGCCAACGAAGCCGATGAAGAATTCCACCGGACAATCGCCGAAGCCTCGAACAATGCGGCGATGGTCCACACGGTAAAGACGCTCTGGCGCATGCGGCAGGAAATTCCCGAGGTTAAAGCGACCTATGAGGCGGTGTGCATTCACGATGCGGAATCGCGCACAGCAGAGCACGAAGCAATTTTTGTTGCACTGCGCAACCGCGATCCCGCTGGTGCGCGGGCCGCCATGCGCGAACACTTCCACCGCCTGATCGAGACAATGCTTGATGCGACCGAGCGCATGGCTCTGGAAGAAGTGCAGGAAAAGGCAACCAAGAGCCGCGAGCGCTTCACGGCCGCCGCGAAAATTGCCTGA
- a CDS encoding polysaccharide lyase 6 family protein: MDERTAGMLAGLRLVFLAALCCATPALSEQFYVENQAEYVEALAGIEAGDTIILANGEWRDFDLVITGEGRADALITVTSEEAGQVFLTGQSSLRIGGEYILVSGLVFRDGYSPRGEVVSFRRTKDDIASNSRVTEIVIDNFSKPDRYESDYWVGIYGQNNRFDHNHLVGKTNKGVTLAVRLDSEESRDNGHVIDFNYFGPRPVLGSNGGETLRIGTSRYSMYRSGTTVENNIFDRADGEVEIISSKSGGNIFRGNVFLRSRGTLTLRHGDDNIVENNVFLGGGKDYTGGIRVINRGQIIRGNYMEGLRGEAFSSALAVMNGVPNSPVNRYVVVDGARIENNTIVDSRRVAFNVGADEERSAAPLNTTFYSNLLSGLEGESFLEVYDDISGITFGGNVLAQGGAADELSSIARRPVEMERAENGLLYPTDPGLAEYGAPRDLQPVTLDQVGVDWYAKPGEDRGFGFSGNVIHVEPGEGTLVTAALAADAGDVLLLGSGEYIVNRSIPLEAAIAVRGAAEEGGEPPVIMFTRPNLFDLREGGELQLVNLTVDGALAPDSVGNSMIRTSNFPIKSNLVVEMEDVTVRGLVVNKSFNVLTLGKSTLADRVTIRGSRFEDITGAVVSAAAETEDFGQYNVEYLDISGSSFANIGGAIADVYRGGRDESTFGPFVNFSGNSLANVGTAVTNGSGASLNLHGVQIAEVSDNAVALSSPFRIVHTVGTPDTALTDNTFVGTPEFILEELNYDGPHRAELSGNVFEEGLEQ; this comes from the coding sequence ATGGATGAGAGGACTGCCGGAATGCTTGCAGGGCTGCGCCTTGTGTTCCTTGCCGCATTGTGTTGCGCAACGCCGGCTTTGTCGGAGCAATTCTATGTCGAGAACCAGGCCGAGTATGTCGAGGCTCTGGCTGGCATAGAGGCTGGCGACACGATCATCCTTGCCAATGGCGAATGGCGCGATTTCGACCTCGTCATAACCGGTGAAGGCCGGGCTGATGCGCTCATAACCGTTACATCTGAAGAGGCTGGCCAGGTTTTCCTTACCGGACAGTCCAGCCTGCGCATCGGCGGTGAATATATCCTCGTCTCCGGCCTCGTTTTTCGTGACGGCTACAGCCCGCGCGGCGAAGTTGTTTCGTTCCGCCGGACAAAGGATGACATCGCAAGCAATTCCCGTGTGACCGAGATTGTCATCGACAATTTCAGCAAGCCCGATCGCTACGAATCCGACTACTGGGTCGGCATTTACGGCCAGAACAACCGTTTCGATCACAACCACCTAGTCGGTAAGACTAACAAGGGGGTGACCCTTGCCGTCCGGTTGGACAGCGAAGAGAGCCGCGACAACGGCCATGTGATCGACTTCAACTATTTCGGCCCTCGCCCTGTGCTCGGTTCGAATGGCGGTGAAACGCTGCGTATCGGGACAAGCCGCTACTCAATGTACCGCTCGGGCACGACGGTCGAGAACAACATCTTCGACCGGGCCGATGGCGAGGTGGAGATCATCTCTTCGAAGTCGGGCGGCAACATCTTTCGCGGCAATGTATTCCTGCGTTCGCGCGGCACGCTCACTCTGCGTCACGGCGACGACAATATCGTCGAAAACAACGTCTTCCTCGGCGGCGGCAAGGATTACACCGGCGGCATCCGCGTCATCAATCGCGGCCAGATCATCCGGGGCAACTATATGGAGGGCTTGCGCGGCGAGGCTTTCTCCAGCGCGCTCGCAGTGATGAACGGCGTGCCAAATTCGCCGGTCAATCGCTACGTCGTGGTCGATGGCGCGCGGATCGAGAACAACACGATCGTCGATAGTCGCCGCGTCGCTTTCAATGTCGGCGCTGATGAGGAGCGCTCTGCAGCGCCGCTCAACACCACATTCTACAGCAATCTGCTGAGCGGGCTTGAAGGCGAGTCCTTCCTCGAAGTTTATGACGACATTTCCGGCATCACCTTTGGCGGTAATGTTCTGGCGCAAGGCGGCGCTGCGGACGAGCTTTCGAGCATTGCCCGCCGTCCTGTCGAAATGGAGCGGGCAGAGAACGGATTGCTTTACCCCACCGATCCCGGCCTTGCCGAATACGGCGCGCCGCGCGATCTCCAGCCAGTGACGCTCGATCAGGTCGGGGTCGATTGGTATGCCAAGCCCGGTGAAGATCGCGGTTTCGGCTTCTCGGGCAATGTCATCCATGTCGAGCCGGGCGAAGGCACGCTTGTCACAGCCGCTCTTGCCGCTGACGCTGGTGACGTCCTGCTGCTGGGCAGCGGCGAATACATCGTCAACCGCTCCATCCCGCTCGAAGCCGCAATTGCGGTCCGCGGTGCTGCGGAAGAAGGCGGCGAGCCCCCCGTAATCATGTTCACACGCCCCAACCTGTTCGACTTGCGCGAAGGCGGCGAGCTTCAGCTTGTGAATTTGACCGTGGATGGCGCGCTTGCACCGGATTCAGTCGGCAATTCGATGATCCGCACCTCCAACTTTCCGATCAAGTCGAATTTGGTCGTGGAAATGGAGGACGTCACAGTGCGCGGCCTCGTTGTGAACAAGAGCTTCAACGTCCTGACACTGGGCAAAAGCACGCTCGCGGACCGGGTGACAATCCGCGGCAGCCGTTTTGAGGACATTACCGGCGCGGTTGTTTCTGCAGCGGCGGAAACCGAGGACTTCGGCCAGTACAACGTCGAGTATCTCGATATTTCGGGCAGCAGTTTTGCCAATATCGGCGGCGCAATTGCCGATGTGTATCGCGGCGGACGCGACGAAAGCACGTTCGGGCCCTTCGTGAACTTTTCCGGCAACTCGCTCGCTAATGTTGGCACAGCCGTGACCAATGGCAGTGGTGCTTCGCTCAATCTTCACGGTGTGCAGATTGCCGAAGTCAGCGACAACGCGGTTGCTCTGTCTTCACCGTTCCGCATCGTCCACACGGTCGGAACCCCCGATACAGCGCTGACGGACAACACCTTTGTCGGCACGCCTGAATTTATCCTTGAGGAACTGAACTACGATGGTCCTCACCGCGCGGAACTCTCTGGCAATGTCTTTGAAGAGGGCCTTGAACAGTGA